Proteins encoded together in one Psilocybe cubensis strain MGC-MH-2018 chromosome 8, whole genome shotgun sequence window:
- a CDS encoding Cystathionine gamma-synthase yields MSTSKRLSQSLTGSWKDASTYFSPPTYVPSADEDIEEWLATWRTVFARDLIDSRIVPIDAETSVEEACELLLAEDIPCLVVRDRQSVPNVGLPYHGLFDFADVNAFLTLAATRHTLLPEDLRENPRINDIVTAAKAGRVPVHLVSNLSQKNPIEILPNNATILSLLEVFSRGAHRTLIRSSMNPDEFVGMVSDRRLLSWFDSYARETPSFQKYLSNPLQSLSLPSLNLNAAIVASKSSATILDAMKLMSEQGVSSIAITEEQRGILLSAVSVTDIGKSNQVLATPLHHFIAQIKEIDGSTDGADRYPVYSVFPSSVLSYTIEKLLATNAHRLFVTRESGLASPTLSPSSQGNLTGIVSIVDIKMCDINHAVGLSVPPHTPHAISVSLPTWRDNVGYEEGEKRVVDSMVTGYPRFFIHLSIQKLAAICERKYAVGNEACMLFATQKIADLCRSYIHQRSAALGTPVNARLVNLFICPPDEGHANIDKASIGGSCVDLNIVLFPRESFSVAKEFWQHTGLGISSRLAEKCLSLLPNSTSNSQPLGGPTAKRIPAKGHNRHYSASKTSTSFVKSKDISSSTATDDSNPDSLFIEERYGRNLPLEAAAFAKRALRLRVAGTIREGATTPTCSAKDFEIGPSTRGIADVAADDVYLQPSGMTAIWMAHHMALSIRPAAKSVCFGFPYTDTLKILQKWGPGCHFLGFGIDSDIDELEKILEAEQKLDPTKPPILALFTEFPSNPLLRSANLPRLRALADKYDFLIVIDETIGNFVNVEVLPFADILVSSLTKVFSGASNVMGGRGAHYAALKDWLKDNYEDIYFGEDAIYMERNSRDFKRRIRVIDANAEAVCDFLHSRSLAGGASSAAIKKVYYPKYITRENYDKCRIKTVDPVDGKVGGFGGLFSLTFTSLAASEAFFDALPCYKGPSLGTNFTLACPFTILAHFGELDWAAKYGVEQGLVRISVGMEDTDTLLKSFEKALSAAESVTA; encoded by the exons ATGTCGACAAGCAAAAGGCTCTCTCAATCCCTAACCGGCAGTTGGAAGGATGCTTCGACTTACTTTAGTCCTCCGACTTACGTCCCCTCGGCAGATGAGGATATAGAGGAGTGGTTGGCAACTTGGAGAACAGTATTCGCCCGTG ACCTGATTGATTCCAGAATAGTACCTATCGATGCAGAGACAAGTGTAGAAGAAGCTTGTGAA TTATTATTGGCGGAGGACATTCCTTGCCTAGTCGTCAGGGACAGACAGTCTGTACCGAACGTTGGACTGCCCTATCATGGCCTATTCGAT TTTGCTGATGTTAACGCCTTCCTGACTTTGGCTGCTACCAGGCATACCCTCTTGCCTGAAGACCTTCGTGAAAATCCGCGCATAAACGATATTGTAACAGCAGCCAAAGCTGGTCGGGTTCCGGTTCATCTTGTCAGCA ATCTCTCTCAAAAGAATCCGATTGAGATACTTCCCAACAATGCCACAATCTTGTCTTTGTTAGAGGTGTTTTCTAGGGGAGCGCACAGAA CTTTAATAAGGTCGTCTATGAACCCGGATGAATTCGTCGGCATGGTCTCAGATCGTAGACTCTTATCTTGGTTTGATTCTTATGCTCGCGAAACACCATCGTTTCAGAAGTACCTCTCCAACCCTCTCCAGTCTctttccctcccttcccttAATCTAAATGCTGCAATAGTTGCATCAAAGTCGTCAGCTACTATCTTGGATGCAATGAAACTCATGAGCGAGCAAGGTGTCAGCAGCATTGCAATTACCGAAGAACAGCGGGGAATCTTGCTGAGCGCTGTCAGTGTTACCGATATAGGAAAG AGTAACCAGGTTTTGGCAACACCTCTGCACCACTTTATTGCTCAGATCAAG GAAATTGATGGTTCAACAGATGGTGCTGACAGATACCCAG TTTATTCCGTGTTCCCGTCCAGTGTACTATCCTACACAATAGAGAAGCTATTGGCTA CTAATGCCCATCGCCTTTTTGTGACAAGAGAATCTGGGCTAGCTTCCCCGACACTATCACCATCCTCTCAAGGCAATTTGACAGGGATTGTATCGATAGTCGACA TAAAAATGTGTGATATCAATCACGCTGTTGGGTTGTCTGTTCCACCACATACCCCTCATGCAATCTCGGTCTCTTTGCCGACTTGGCGCGACAATGTTGGCTACGAAGAAGGGGAAAAACGTGTAGTGGATAGCATGGTGACAGGATACCCAAGGTTCTTCATCCACCTGAGCATACAGAAG CTCGCTGCGATCTGCGAACGCAAGTATGCGGTCGGGAACGAGGCCTGCATGCTATTTGCTACACAGAAGATCGCAGACTTGTGTCGCTCGTATattcatcagagatctgcCGCCCTTGGTACTCCAGTGAACGCTCGACTGGTTAACTTGTTCATATGTCCGCCAGACGAGGGGCATGCCAACATCGACAAGGCGAGTATCGGCGGTTCTTGTGTGGATTTGAATATCGTTTTGTTCCCAAGGGAGTCTTTCTCTGTGGCCAAAGAATTCTGGCAACATACTGGATTGGGGATTTCAAGCCGTCTTGCAGAGAAATGTCTATCTCTGTTGCCGAACTCTACCTCAAACTCTCAGCCCCTTGGTGGCCCAACGGCGAAGCGAATTCCCGCTAAGGGGCATAACAGACACTACTCCGCCAGCAAGACCTCTACCTCGTTCGTCAAATCCAAAGACATATCCTCTTCAACAGCCACCGATGACTCAAACCCCGATTCCCTCTTTATCGAGGAACGGTATGGACGAAACCTTCCTTTGGAAGCCGCCGCCTTTGCCAAGCGTGCACTCCGATTAAGAGTAGCTGGTACCATTAGAGAAGGAGCGACTACCCCTACATGCTCCGCGAAGGACTTCGAGATTGGGCCTAGTACGCGAGGTATCGCAGACGTCGCTGCCGACGATGTCTACTTGCAGCCCAGTGGCATGACTGCCATCTGGATGGCTCATCATATGGCACTCTCTATCCGACCTGCTGCTAAGAGTGTTTGTTTCGG ATTCCCGTATACTGATACCCTGAAAATCCTTCAAAAGTGGGGTCCTGGATGCCATTTTCTGGGCTTCGGTATCGACAGTGATATCGATGAGCTCGAAAAAATCTTAGAGGCTGAACAGAAACTCGATCCTACGAAACCGCCTATTCTCGCCCTCTTTACTGAATTCCCTTCAAATCCTCTTTTACGATCTGCCAATTTACCCCGTCTTCGTGCCTTGGCCGATAAATACGACTTCCTCATTGTTATCGACGAGACTATTGGAAATTTCGTGAACGTAGAAGTTTTACCTTTTGCCGATATTCTTGTTAGCAGCTTGACGAAGGTGTTCAGCGGAGCTTCCAACGTTATGGGCGGGAG AGGGGCCCATTACGCTGCCTTGAAAGACTGGCTCAAAGATAACTATGAAGATATCTACTTCGGTGAAGATGCCATCTACATGGAACGCAACTCGCGTGATTTCAAACGTCGCATCCGCGTCATCGACGCCAACGCCGAAGCCGTGTGCGACTTTCTCCATTCCCGGTCTTTGGCTGGAGGAGCTTCTTCTGCGGCCATTAAAAAAGTATACTATCCCAAGTATATCACGAGGGAGAACTACGATAAATGCCGCATCAAGACAGTCGATCCTGTCGATGGCAAAGTTGGTGGATTTGGTGGCTTGTTCTCGTTAACATTTACGTCGCTCGCTGCGTCCGAAGCGTTCTTTGACGCTTTGCCGTGTTACAAGGGTCCCAGCCTCGGAACCAACTTCACTCTGGCCTGCCCCTTTACTATCCTCGCGCATTTTGGAGAACTGGATTGGGCAGCCAAGTATGGCGTAGAACAGGGTTTGGTTAGGATCAGTGTTGGTATGGAGGACACTGACACATTGCTGAAGTCCTTCGAAAAGGCTCTGTCTGCTGCTGAGAGTGTCACTGCGTGA
- a CDS encoding Translocation protein SEC62 gives MEQQAKAPPEIKKIAQFLRGSNAGMKIRVGALNGKRLDYFKGKSAIKALLSPAYAKLKGAQKITSEAEAQTILQAVNAFAFFLRVQRGGPTGSTSSSPKALQIIPEQMFSPDEYYAWFYEGSQWTTYAGGILMVALMLGGVMFPLWPPIMRLGVWYLSIGMLGLIGLFFVIAIVRLIFYVITLIVASPGIWIFPQLFADVGFVESFIPLWEWDLPKKKSKKKKSDKKEKGKSSAEKHKSNGGAFIEEVPESEDSRPQSRSARIEEVEDEDA, from the exons ATGGAACAACAAGCGAAAGCACCACCTGAGATCAAAAAGATTGCCCAATTCTTGCGAGGGAGTAATGCGGGCATGAAAATTCGCGTAGGGGCCTTGAATGGGAAGCGTTTGGATTACTTCAAGG GAAAGTCTGCTATCAAAGCTCTACTCTCGCCCGCCTACGCCAAACTGAAAGGAGCCCAAAAAATTACATCAGAAGCTGAAGCGCAGACCATACTTCAGGCCGTAAATgccttcgccttcttcttGCGTGTTCAACGTGGTGGCCCAACTGGATCCACTTCCTCGTCACCAAAGGCTCTGCAAATAATACCCGAGCAAATGTTCTCGCCAGACGAATACTACGCATGGTTCTACGAGGGCTCGCAATGGACGACATATGCGGGAGGAATCCTCATGGTGGCTCTTATGCTTGGCGGTGTTATGTTTCCGCTGTGGCCACCCATTATGCGTTTGGGAGTATGGTATCTCAGTATCGGAATGCTCGGCCTCATTGGTCTATTCTTTGTCATTGCAATTGTCCGCTTGATATTCTACGTCATCACACTCATTGTCGCAAGCCCTGGAATTTGGATATTCCCTCAACTATTCGCTGACGTCGGATTT GTTGAATCATTTATTCCGTTGTGGGAGTGGGATCTTCCAAAGAAAAAgtccaagaagaaaaaatctgacaaaaaagagaaagggaaGTCATCAGCTGAGAAGCACAAAAGCAACGGCGGCGCGTTTATCGAAGAAGTCCCTGAGTCGGAAGATTCTCGGCCTCAATCGCGTAGTGCCCGCAttgaagaagttgaggatgaggacgcCTAG
- a CDS encoding L-amino acid amidase, whose translation MSVESTGTVDFKVGTDTYQTWYKIVGDIKASKHRPLVIVHGGPGMTHHYMLPHETIFAKTGIPVIFYDQIGNGSSSICKDAPPEFWTPELFMDELDNILQALGVENDFDLLGQSWGGMLVAQYAATRLPKGLKRLIIANAPASMELASIGTDQLLERFPPEFQKSVRKHESEGTQESEEYQALVSEFYNKHVCTIDPWPKDVNTTFELLMTNPGVYQAMVGPSEFNVIGSLKDWSIVDVIHKIAVPTLLISAPLDEIQEISVLPFFEKIPKIKWVELQNSTHLGMYEEPERYFEVVLSFLNNTLV comes from the exons ATGTCTGTCGAGTCAACTGGTACAGTCGACTTCAAGGTCGGCACTGACACATATCAAACGTGGTACAAGATCGTGGGTGACATCAAGGCCAGCAAGCACCGCCCACTTGTTATTGTGCACGGTGGACCAGGGATGACCCACCACTACATGCT ACCACATGAGACCATTTTTGCCAAAACTGG TATACCAGTCATTTTCTATGATCAGATTGGAAAcggttcttcttcaatctgCAAGGATGCGCCTCCGGAGTTCTGGACACCCGAATTGTTCATGGACGAGCTTGACAACATCCTTCAAGCTCTCGGAGTAGAGAATGATTTTGATCTTCTAGGACAATCATGGGGAG GAATGTTGGTCGCGCAATATGCTGCCACTCGGCTTCCCAAAGGTCTGAAACGTCTGATCATCGCCAATGCTCCGGCATCGATGGAGCTGGCTTCTATTGGTACAGACCAGTTGCTTGAGAGATTTCCACCCGAGTTTCAGAAGAGTGTGCGCAAGCATGAATCAGAAGGCACCCAGGAGTCTGAGGAGTATCAAGCACTTGTGTCCGAGTTTTATAATAAGCACGTCTGTACCATTGATCCCTGGCCAAAAGATGTCAATACGACTTTCGAATTGCTTATGACCAATCCCGGGGTTTATCAGGCAAT GGTTGGGCCTTCCGAATTCAATGTCATCGGATCACTAAAGGACTGGTCCATCGTCGACGTTATCCACAAAATCGCCGTTCCTACTCTCCTGATCTCTGCTCCTCTGGATGAGATCCAAGAGATTTCGGTTTTGCCGTTCTTCGAGAAGATACCCAAAATAAAATGGGTCGAGCTTCAAAACAGCACACATCTTGGCATGTATGAGGAACCAGAAAG GTACTTCGAAGTTGTTTTGAGTTTCTTGAACAATACCCTAGTCTAG